A DNA window from Castanea sativa cultivar Marrone di Chiusa Pesio chromosome 7, ASM4071231v1 contains the following coding sequences:
- the LOC142642858 gene encoding putative amidase At4g34880 has product MATKGNSSLINSHFSISSVLLILLAILPSGSHIITGYGFSIREATIDDLQLAFKQNQLTSRQLVEFYIGEIRKLNPVLHGVIEVNPDALYEADKADHERNAKAPRSLSGLHGIPVLVKDTIGTKDKLNTTAGSFALLGSVVPRDAGVVTKLRNAGAIILGKASLSEWANFRSLAAPSGFSARGAQGKNPYVLSVTPCGSSSGPAISAAANLVAVALGTETDGSILCPASFNSVVSIKPTVGLTSRAGVIPVSPRQDTIGPITRTVSDAVHVLNTIAGFDCNDKATKSASKYIPRGGYKQFLNAYRLKGKRLGIVRNPFFTSGTGSLHSKAFEHHFQTLRQEGAILIDHLEIANIDVILDVTLSGEATALLAEFKLSLNAYLKDLLVSPVRSLADVIAFDNKFSDLEKIKEYGQAIFLASQATNGIGNNEKAALLNLKNLSRDGFEKLMHKYRLDALVTPGPDAAPVLAIGGFPGINVPAGYDNNGVPFGITFGGLKGSEPTLIEIAYGFEQATKIRKPPSFKP; this is encoded by the exons ATGGCTACCAAAGGCAACTCAAGTCTTATCAATTCTCACTTCTCAATCTCATCCGTTCTATTAATTCTCCTAGCCATATTACCATCAGGGTCTCACATTATCACGGGCTATGGTTTCTCAATCAGAGAAGCGACCATTGATGACCTCCAGCTTGCCTTCAAGCAAAACCAACTCACCTCGAGACAACTCGTTGAGTTTTACATTGGAGAAATCCGGAAACTCAACCCGGTCCTTCATGGAgtcatagaggtgaacccagatGCTCTATATGAAGCAGATAAGGCAGACCACGAGCGCAACGCTAAGGCACCCAGGTCACTATCTGGGTTGCATGGTATTCCAGTATTGGTCAAGGATACTATTGGAACAAAGGATAAGCTGAATACCACGGCTGGCTCGTTTGCACTGCTTGGCTCAGTTGTGCCTAGGGATGCTGGTGTGGTAACCAAGTTGAGAAATGCTGGGGCTATCATACTGGGGAAGGCTAGCTTGAGCGAGTGGGCTAATTTTAGGTCACTTGCAGCACCTAGTGGTTTTAGTGCAAGAGGTGCCCAGGGCAAA AACCCTTACGTTTTATCAGTAACTCCTTGTGGGTCAAGTAGTGGGCCAGCAATATCAGCTGCGGCAAATCTGGTAGCAGTGGCACTTGGGACCGAGACTGATGGCTCAATCCTATGTCCTGCCAGTTTTAACTCAGTAGTAAGCATCAAGCCAACCGTTGGGCTCACCAGCCGAGCAGGGGTCATCCCAGTCTCTCCTAGGCAGGACACTATTGG GCCAATCACGAGGACAGTATCAGATGCTGTTCATGTTCTTAATACCATTGCAGGTTTTGACTGCAATGATAAAGCAACAAAAAGTGCATCAAAGTACATTCCACGTGGTGGCTATAAACAGTTTCTAAATGCTTACAGGCTCAAAGGGAAAAGGTTGGGAATAGTTAGGAATCCCTTCTTTACTTCTGGCACTGGATCTCTCCATTCTAAAGCTTTTGAGCATCATTTCCAAACTCTAAG GCAAGAAGGTGCAATTTTGATAGACCACTTGGAAATAGCCAACATCGATGTTATCTTGGATGTCACATTAAGTGGGGAAGCAACAGCTTTGCTGGCTGAGTTCAAACTATCCCTAAATGCATATCTAAAAGATCTGTTGGTTTCTCCAGTGCGGTCCTTGGCAGATGTAATAGCCTTCGACAACAAGTTCTCAGATCTG GAAAAGATCAAGGAATATGGCCAAGCCATCTTTCTAGCATCCCAAGCCACGAATGGAATTGGCAATAATGAGAAGGCGGCATTGCTTAACTTGAAAAATCTTTCCAGGGATGGATTTGAGAAACTGATGCATAAGTATAGGTTAGATGCATTGGTAACACCTGGTCCAGATGCTGCTCCAGTTCTTGCAATTGGGGGATTCCCTGGTATTAATGTCCCTGCAGGATATGATAATAACGGTGTGCCCTTTGGCATAACCTTTGGAGGACTAAAGGGCTCAGAGCCAACGTTGATTGAGATTGCATATGGCTTTGAGCAGGCTACTAAGATTAGAAAGCCACCTTCATTTAAACCTTGA